Proteins found in one Fusarium oxysporum Fo47 chromosome V, complete sequence genomic segment:
- a CDS encoding Myb/SANT-like DNA-binding domain-containing protein: MSDEDADVLGPDGQPPARVDRDRRAPRFSWTPAYEATFFRSLCESVQLGLRENSSFKAEAWERAALALQESHGAYPAKSHLINKSDNARKRFRLWRGLREDPEFVYNPVARTVTATEEAWTAHIEREPLSRALRGRPFDHEDFMEVLYPDVIGSGGAPKRIMKPRRRTDGPMTDDPDMPGTGILNLTSDPPPRPPGLESPNSRPMLTQTPTTSSTGSATQPRPTSTTIPPRGPPTVANANALTPPDETITQSRKRQLPTSSTPNMFESTPPATTIPMGQSAPESPGKRRRTSSNDGSRALSTSVLNSSMLPLAVRDGPSAGSPSQADSQNTNGTNGPVMEEIVEAVRSRNTLRWQEEALDIFFRDFADEDLDLQVKISEGVLINECKAMVFCKMPSRVRQHWVKRFKETPLRQ, translated from the exons ATGTCCGACGAAGACGCCGATGTCCTCGGCCCAGACGGCCAGCCCCCAGCTCGAGTCGACCGCGATCGAAGAGCTCCGCGCTTCAGCTGGACTCCCGCATACGAAGCGACCTTCTTCCGAAGTCTCTGCGAGAGCGTCCAGCTTGGTCTCCGTGAGAACTCCTCCTTTAAAGCAGAGGCCTGGGAGCGCGCTGCTCTGGCTCTGCAGGAGAGCCATGGCGCCTACCCAGCGAAAAGCCACCTGATCAACAAGAGTGACAACGCGAGAAAACGATTCCGGTTATGGAGAGGTCTTCGTGAGGACCCCGAGTTTGTTTACAATCCGGTTGCGAGAACGGTTACTGCTACGGAGGAGGCGTGGACCGCCCATATCGAG AGGGAACCGCTGTCTAGGGCGTTGCGCGGCCGACCCTTTGATCATGAAGACTTTATGGAAGTCCTTTATCCAGACGTCATCGGCTCGGGCGGCGCTCCCAAACGTATAATGAAACCACGGAGACGAACAGATGGCCCCATGACCGATGACCCCGATATGCCGGGCACCGGTATACTCAATTTGACAAGCGATCCTCCACCTCGACCTCCTGGCCTCGAGAGCCCGAACTCGCGACCCATGTTGACTCAAACTCCCACTACATCCTCCACTGGGTCGGCGACCCAGCCGCGACCGACGTCTACTACAATTCCTCCACGCGGACCGCCGACTGTAGCAAATGCTAATGCTCTAACCCCGCCCGACGAGACTATTACACAGAGCCGCAAGCGACAGTTGCCCACTTCAAGCACCCCGAACATGTTCGAATCGACGCCACCTGCTACTACTATTCCTATGGGTCAGTCGGCCCCCGAATCTCCTGGTAAGCGTCGCCGTACTTCGTCCAACGATGGTTCTCGTGCTCTTTCAACGTCTGTTCTCAACTCCTCCATGCTGCCATTGGCTGTGCGTGATGGTCCGAGTGCTGGGTCTCCTTCCCAGGCGGATAGCCAGAATACCAACGGGACCAACGGGCCTGTTATGGAGGAGATTGTCGAGGCTGTACGATCTCGAAATACTCTGCGCTGGCAAGAGGAAGCGCTGGACATATTTTTCCGTGACTTTGCagatgaggatcttgatcTGCAGGTCAAGATCTCTGAGGGCGTACTCATCAATGAGTGCAAAGCTATGGTGTTTTGCAAGATGCCCAGCCGCGTGCGACAGCACTGGGTAAAGCGTTTCAAAGAAACTCCTCTCCGGCAGTAG
- a CDS encoding beta-lactamase/transpeptidase-like protein has product MGDLPHLSDHIGSFSLSSIHPADPAYTPLLYRLREETFQNRTTQVRHGSYLRRFTRDTSFNIAEAIKENSGIDLNNFMRRYGLTGCVVVQNGATKLEEYRHGNSQASRNDVQSVTKSFVATALAIAQQEGRLCVNDPVSRHVEELRGTAWADVPLLALSSMSSGVVEQSEEERPADVPNPMYATELYPQTDTEAVINWLKTSRKVAEPWEEFHYYNPNYYVLSTAISRATGEPLNEYISRTIWDPAGMQYDGYIRTTGAGHVDGHGGLSITLTDMARFGCFILESFRDGGKGPNVPPGWFQDISDAKNSVGARALQPDNFVSNFGYESGWWTTGRADKEYKMGDDGAFAAIVFTISPSINMQLSKPWYSTCCVHFNAFEEHREQSKSEGQSKFDIESWDEPSDEKPGDESELYQIEAPEFHEELCLFYRHTSSTFDENMAHMKICLSSTIPTLKSHGIEPITVARYLNRFIFGCYESISCGKQRRTLEGIQHHMASKNHCHFQTTCEITRFYKNEESYNAQESRQSQETQLIRSTHASHNDKTIIQRPTLPTPAEVLWCESTGDSHHMYEEKQQECCIFGNSQVAVTEMETPEMGGDHTEATQQPYRAFHEAVRKARVWLGLSNIQFETSGLQQE; this is encoded by the exons atgGGAGACTTGCCGCATCTGAGTGATCATATCGGAAGCTTCAGCTTATCATCTATTCATCCGGCTGATCCAGCTTACACTCCGCTTCTCTATCGGCTCCGCGAAGAAACCTTCCAGAACCGAACAACTCAAGTCAGACATGGCTCATATCTCAGACGCTTTACTCGAGATACTTCTTTCAACATAGCTGAAGCTATCAAGGAAAACTCTGGGATTGATCTCAACAATTTCATGCGCCGATATGGATTGACTGGCTGCGTTGTTGTTCAGAATGGAGCCACAAAACTCGAAGAATACAGACACGGAAACTCTCAAGCATCTCGTAACGACGTTCAATCAGTCACAAAGTCTTTTGTTGCAACAGCTCTCGCCATTGCGcagcaagaaggaagacTATGCGTCAACGACCCAGTATCTCGCCATGTCGAAGAGCTGAGAGGAACTGCTTGGGCAGACGTGCCACTTCTTGCTCTATCAAGCATGTCTTCAGGGGTAGTTGAACAATCAGAAGAAGAGCGACCCGCGGATGTGCCCAACCCCATGTATGCCACTGAGCTTTATCCCCAAACTGATACTGAAGCTGTTATCAACTGGCTCAAGACCTCGAGGAAAGTGGCTGAGCCTTGGGAAGAGTTTCACTACTACAACCCGAACTATTACGTGCTGTCGACGGCGATCTCACGTGCAACTGGAGAGCCTCTGAATGAATACATCTCGCGCACGATATGGGATCCTGCTGGAATGCAATACGATGGGTACATACGAACAACAGGCGCAGGACACGTGGACGGTCACGGAGGTCTCTCGATAACTTTGACAGATATGGCACGCTTCGGGTGTTTTATTCTCGAAAGTTTCAGAGACGGAGGGAAAGGCCCCAATGTGCCACCTGGTTGGTTCCAAGACATTTCTGATGCCAAGAACAGTGTCGGGGCCAGGGCTCTTCAACCGGATAACTTTGTCTCCAACTTTGGCTACGAAAGTGGTTGGTGGACGACAGGCAGGGCGGATAAGGAGTATAAAATGGGAGACGATGGTGCTTTTGCGGCGATTG TCTTCACCATTTCCCCGTCAATCAACATGCAGCTTAGCAAGCCTTGGTATAGCACCTGCTGCGTCCACTTCAATGCTTTTGAGGAGCACCGAGAGCAGTCAAAGTCAGAAGGACA atCCAAATTCGATATA GAATCATGGGATGAACCCTCAGATGAAAAGCCAGGGGATGAGTCTGAGCTCTATCAGATAGAGGCTCCAGAATTTCATGAAGAACTCTGTCTCTTTTACCGCCACACGAGTTCGACCTTCGACGAGAACATGGCTCACATGAAGATATGCCTCAGCTCCACCATCCCAACCCTGAAAAGCCATGGCATTGAGCCTATCACTGTCGCACGATACCTTAATCGATTTATATTCGGTTGCTACGAGAGTATATCCTGTGGCAAGCAACGTCGCACGCTGGAAGGGATTCAACATCACATGGCTTCCAAGAACCACTGTCATTTCCAGACGACATGCGAGATTACGAGATTCTATAAGAACGAAGAAAGTTACAACGCTCAAGAAAGTcgacaaagtcaagaaaCTCAGCTCATACGATCAACTCACGCTTCCCATAACGACAAGACTATCATTCAGCGTCCCACGCTGCCAACACCTGCCGAAGTTCTATGGTGTGAGAGCACCGGAGATAGCCATCATATGTACGAAGAGAAGCAACAGGAATGTTGTATTTTCGGCAACTCGCAGGTAGCTGTCACTGAGATGGAAACTCCGGAAATGGGAGGGGACCATACCGAGGCGACTCAACAGCCATATAGAGCTTTCCACGAAGCGGTCCGAAAGGCGAGGGTTTGGTTGGGACTTTCTAACATCCAATTTGAGACAAGTGGACTGCAGCAAGAGTAA
- a CDS encoding acyl-coenzyme A:6-aminopenicillanic acid acyl-transferase-domain-containing protein has translation MLEVHCSGTPYEIGHQHGTVAKDRVVGSIAFYKDLFQESCSMNWEAVRQEAQQYIQPLQKLSPRYVEELQGLADGAGFELVDIVALNVRTEITFGLYTRVPSAPIQTDGCTSAAYRQPNGEVLLAQNWDWQPEQAPNLFICHISQPGTDIPDISMVTEGGVIGKIGINSSGVGTCLNAIRARGVDNTKIPIHLALRTALESHSAREAADKLYEMGTAGSGHILVSDPSEAIGLECTSIGMKEINFDGNGTLIHTNHLLLDHPGVDEPGWIPDSTDRIKRIAQLLDERLATSTIDHSSFFDFFRDEQGYPTAINRDQFSPGNASSLKSVAMNIAYNSALRQSKSLRAELSNLNNKPQASPSEIGNVSASIASFTKTLDEYQSLARQEIVPKKQEEGFERVKRFREDLSDFRTQVDSLKKVRDDAQHQANRTELLGRRPYNATPENPYANATTTNTHSAFQPRHPPQASALTTGSPDEMREAHAFREQNFFANTNQALDDYIARGQAVLGDLGQQREMLKSTQKRLYNVANTLGVSGDTIRMVERRAKEDKWIFFAGVVIFFLFCWLVLHFLR, from the exons ATGCTAGAAGTCCATTGCTCAGGCACGCCCTATGAG ATCGGCCATCAACATGGCACAGTTGCAAAAGACAGAGTTGTAGGGTCCATCGCCTTTTACAAAGATCTGTTCCAAGAATCATGCTCCATGAACTGGGAAGCAGTACGTCAAGAGGCTCAACAATACATCCAACCTCTGCAGAAGCTATCTCCACGCTATGTCGAGGAGCTTCAAGGCTTAGCAGACGGCGCTGGCTTCGAGCTAGTTGATATCGTCGCTCTCAACGTTCGAACAGAGATCACATTCGGCTTATATACTCGAGTCCCGAGTGCACCTATCCAGACCGATGGCTGCACGAGTGCTGCATATCGTCAGCCTAACGGGGAGGTTCTCCTTGCGCAGAACTGGGACTGGCAGCCTGAACAGGCACCTAATCTCTTCATCTGTCATATCTCCCAGCCTGGAACAGATATACCCGATATCTCCATGGTGACTGAAGGGGGTGTAATTGGCAAGATTGGCATTAACTCCTCTGGTGTAGGAACCTGTTTAAACGCTATCCGAGCTCGGGGCGTTGATAACACCAAAATTCCCATCCATCTCGCCCTACGAACAGCTTTGGAATCGCATTCGGCGCGCGAAGCAGCCGATAAGCTGTATGAAATGGGCACGGCTGGAAGTGGTCATATTCTCGTGTCAGATCCATCTGAGGCTATAGGCTTGGAATGCACCAGCATAGGGATGAAAGAGATCAACTTTGACGGCAACGGAACACTTATTCATACGAACCATCTACTGCTTGACCATCCCGGAGTAGATGAACCCGGCTGGATACCAGATTCCACAGACCGTATCAAGCGCATCGcccagcttcttgatgagagaTTGGCGACTTCAACCATCGACCATTCTTcattctttgacttcttcaGGGATGAGCAAGGGTATCCAACAGCAATCAACCGCGATCAATTCTCACCCGGGAACG cttcttcgcTCAAATCCGTCGCCATG AATATCGCCTACAACTCCGCCTTGCGGCAAAGCAAGTCTCTCCGCGCAGAGCTCTccaatctcaacaacaaaCCTCAAGCATCTCCCTCCGAAATTGGCAACGTGTCCGCCTCAATCGCTTCCTtcaccaagaccctcgaTGAATACCAATCCCTCGCCCGTCAGGAGATTGTTCccaagaaacaagaagaaggttttGAGCGAGTAAAGAGGTTCCGCGAAGATCTCTCCGATTTTCGAACGCAAGTCGACTCACTGAAGAAAGTTCGTGATGatgctcaacaccaagcaaaTCGCACAGAACTTCTTGGTCGAAGACCGTATAATGCTACACCCGAGAACCCTTATGCGAACGCTACAACAACAAACACGCACTCTGCGTTCCAGCCTCGACACCCACCTCAAGCCAGCGCCTTGACAACAGGCTCACCAGATGAGATGCGCGAGGCACATGCGTTTAGGGAGCAGAACTTTTTCGCAAACACAAACCAAGCGCTAGATGACTACATTGCGCGTGGACAGGCTGTACTGGGTGACCTGGGCCAGCAACGCGAGATGCTCAAGAGTACCCAGAAGCGACTCTACAACGTCGCCAACACCCTTGGCGTAAGCGGTGATACAATCCGTATGGTGGAGCGACGGGCAAAGGAGGACAAATGGATCTTCTTTGCGGGCGTGGTGATATTTTTCTTGTTCTGTTGGCTGGTGCTCCATTTCTTGCGGTAG
- a CDS encoding thiamine pyrophosphokinase — MASKSFEWRPAKLLQDYNIGQDFALLILNQPLKNGVNLRKLWKNLPNVHFTASVRVAADGGANRLHKLSSFHGKYSNLQLIIGDLDSLTPQVRDFYSSQPSPATVIHDADQESTDFAKAINWIRKEYPEGIDIVALGGIGGRVDQGLSQLHHLYLFQNDPDYATGRLFLLSGSSLTFLLKAGSHQIQVREEGEEDVFGKHVGIIPLKEAANITTKGFEWDVENWHSEIGGKLSTSNHILPESQVVSVTTDKDVLFTVALKEGDGDDE; from the exons ATGGCGTCCAAATCTTTCGAATGGCGACCGGCAAAGCTGCTCCAGGACTATAACATAGGCCAGGACTTTGCGCTGCTCATTCTAAACCAGCCGTTGAAGAACGGCGTCAATTTGCGCAAGCTCTGGAAGAACT TGCCTAACGTCCATTTCACAGCTTCTGTGAGAGTAGCCGCAGATGGTGGAGCGAATCGTCTACACAAGCTGTCGTCTTTCCACGGCAAATAT TCTAACCTTCAACTCATCATTGGCGACCTCGATTCTCTCACCCCACAAGTCCGCGATTTCTACTCATCGCAACCCTCCCCTGCGACCGTCATCCACGACGCTGACCAAGAGTCGACCGACTTCGCAAAGGCTATCAACTGGATTCGCAAAGAATACCCCGAAGGCATCGACATCGTCGCACTTGGGGGTATCGGGGGCCGTGTCGACCAGGGTCTTTCTCAGCTTCACCACCTGTACCTTTTCCAAAACGACCCCGATTATGCGACAGGTCgactctttcttctctccgGCTCAAGTTTGACATTCCTGCTTAAGGCTGGCAGCCATCAGATCCAGGTCCgagaggagggagaggaagatgtCTTCGGCAAGCACGTTGGTATCATCCCTCTCAAAGAGGCTGCCAACATTACGACAAAGGGTTTCGAGTGGGACGTCGAGAACTGGCATTCTGAGATCGGTGGCAAGCTGAGCACTAGCAATCATATCCTGCCCGAGTCACAAGTCGTGTCAGTGACGACGGACAAGGATGTACTGTTCACAGTAGCACTAAAAGAAGGTGACGGCGATGACGAGTAG
- a CDS encoding putative serine dehydratase domain-containing protein — MDYSLENHKDYIGKHVSELPTPSLVVNLPVLKTNVETLHRDVEKLGIGFRPHVKTLKSLEVTRLMMADGKYRGIIASTIPEIKGALPLVKEGILEECLYGLPVYPGILPRLIELRKSLRIMLMVDNEQQVEFLEESASSKQPWDVFIKLDVGSRRAGVEANSAALNRLVEHAQKSSAISIYGFYCHAGHSYGGRSRDEAEKTLNIEVSSVLAAAKLLPSDRQLVISVGSTPTAHVVESLKASMPENIKLELHAGNFPCNDLQQVSTGLVTETQQSVSVAAEVCSVYPQRNEALVNAGVIALSREASAFSGFGRVVGSPAWGVVRLSQEHGILGTSEGRKVDEDFKVGQKVQLWCNHACIAAAAFYVYYVVDEQSIVRDTWIPWKGWITHPQQLESTLLFPSLPRLTIMSYADVAASGPKQSPEEAAAPQPPQVITDESASTASLVDVDMPSVHTVPNDFLEQEIKTETQAARIEREEEAREEKRKRDEAAAKAKRADNWLIQQFSRLSDGSATGLVIANFATVVGLGAYLGYKGWGLYEKGKLDWKAVTLGAGILAGVTAAEGAVGRYLYKGKKGGS; from the exons atggaCTATTCACTGGAGAATCATAAAGATTACATCGGAAAGCACGTCTCAGAGCTTCCTACACCATCGCTGGTTGTCAATCTGCCTGTTCTCAAGACGAATGTCGAGACGTTACATCgcgatgttgagaagctcggcATTGGCTTCAGACCTCATGTCAAGACATTGAAG TCTCTTGAGGTGACACGGTTAATGATGGCGGATGGGAAATACAGAGGAATCATTGCCTCCACCATCCCTGAGATCAAAGGTGCTTTACCCCTGGTGAAAGAGGGCATCTTGGAAGAG TGTCTGTATGGTCTACCTGTCTATCCTGGTATCCTGCCCAGGTTGATTGAGTTGCGAAAATCGCTACGTATCATGCTCATGGTCGACAATGAGCAACAGGTCGAGTTCCTCGAAGAGTCGGCTTCAAGCAAGCAGCCCTGGGATGTCTTTATCAAGCTCGATGTTGGATCGCGCCGAGCAGGCGTTGAAGCCAACAGTGCTGCACTGAACCGCTTGGTAGAACACGCGCAGAAGTCGTCTGCTATTAGTATCTACGGATTCTACTGTCACGCGGGTCATTCGTATGGAGGTCGATCGCGAgacgaggccgagaagacGCTCAACATAGAGGTGTCGAGTGTCTTAGCCGCAGCTAAGCTTCTACCCTCTGATCGCCAGCTTGTCATCTCCGTCGGCAGCACACCAACAGCGCATGTCGTCGAAAGCCTCAAGGCATCAATGCCAGAGAACATCAAGCTCGAGCTTCATGCAGGCAACTTCCCTTGCAACGATCTCCAGCAAGTGTCAACTGGTCTTGTGACAGAGACACAACAATCCGTGTCGGTAGCTGCTGAAGTATGTAGTGTGTACCCGCAGAGGAACGAAGCGCTCGTCAACGCAGGTGTAATCGCGCTGTCGCGTGAGGCCAGCGCCTTTAGCGGATTCGGCCGAGTGGTGGGCAGTCCGGCGTGGGGTGTGGTCCGATTGTCGCAGGAGCATGGGATCCTGGGGACGAGCGAGGGACGAAAGGTCGATGAGGACTTCAAGGTTGGACAAAAGGTTCAGCTGTGGTGCAATCACGCTTGTAtagctgctgctgcgttTTACGTGTATTATGTTGTCGATGAGCAGAGCATTGTGAGGGACACATGGATTCCTTGGAAGGGGTG GATAACACATCCCCAGCAACTCGAGTCTACTCTCTTATTCCCCTCTCTACCCCGCCTTACCATCA TGTCTTACGCCGACGTTGCTGCCAGTGGCCCCAAGCAGAGCCCTGAGGAG GCTGCTGcccctcaacctcctcaggTCATCACTGACGAGTCCGCCTCCACCGCCTCTTTGGTCGATGTTGATATGCCTAGCGTGCACACTGTCCCCAACGACTTCCTTGAGCAGGAGATCAAGACAGAGACCCAGGCTGCTCGCATAGAGCGAGAAGAGGAGGCTCGCGAGGAGAAGCGAAAGCGTGACGAGGCTGCTGCTAAGGCCAAGCGCGCCGACAACTGGCTCATCCAACAATTCTCTCGCCTGTCGGATGGAAGTGCTACTGGTCTTGTCATTGCCAACTTTGCTACCGTTGTCGGTCTTGGCGCATACCTTGGCTACAAGGGCTGGGGTCTCTACGAGAAGGGCAAGCTTGACTGGAAGGCCGTCACTCTCGGTGCTGGTATCCTCGCTGGCGTGACAGCTGCCGAGGGTGCTGTTGGACGATATCTGtacaagggcaagaagggcgGCTCCTAG
- a CDS encoding major facilitator superfamily domain-containing protein → MSVPKQDDDHIGDSESTHTRVSNQDPEKQSNTEIEIPDAPYSSFSLWQKRLIVLAAASTALFSPMTAQIYFPALPAIAKDLGVTTSQINLTVTTYMIFQGITPMFIGSLADSGGRRPAYLVCFTIYIAANIGLALAPSYGALLGLRCLQSAGSASTVALCFAVVADVVTSAERGQYIGLTAVPSVLGPSLGPIIGGVLAEFLGWRSIFWFLAIFAGVTIVLLALFYPETCREIVGDGSIKAPLVYRSVWQILVSRRKRSGSEKNGLSRQGSRASTVKKFKFKFPNVLDSILMLFEKETGFLLGFSSICFAGFYCIATAMPTLFKEIYGYNELEIGLTFLPMAAGSVIAAFIVGTFTNRNFKRHCEKQGIPYERSKQLDLSGFPIERARLEIGFPLLMLAAATLVCWGWAVHARAHIAVPCVLSGILGVGVVGFNNTVNSLLIDIHPRKAGTASAANNLTRCLVGAGASAAIVPMIDAMGTGWAFTLVGGLYVLGCPILITVMVRGVKWREELRVKEEKKQKAKEAQE, encoded by the coding sequence ATGAGTGTACCGAAGCAAGACGACGACCATATTGGCGATAGCGAGAGTACTCACACTCGCGTATCAAACCAAGATCCCGAAAAACAATCCAATACGGAAATTGAAATCCCAGATGCTCCTTactcaagcttctcattATGGCAGAAGCGTCTCATTGTTCTGGCTGCTGCTTCAACGGCCCTCTTTTCACCAATGACAGCCCAGATATACTTCCCTGCCCTACCAGCTATAGCCAAAGACTTGGGCGTGACCACATCCCAGATCAACCTTACTGTCACGACTTACATGATCTTCCAGGGTATAACACCCATGTTCATTGGCTCACTAGCTGACAGTGGTGGAAGAAGACCTGCGTACCTGGTATGCTTTACCATTTACATAGCAGCCAACATTGGTCTCGCCCTGGCTCCTAGCTATGGTGCTCTGTTGGGTCTTCGATGTCTTCAATCCGCTGGCTCTGCTAGCACTGTTGCGCTATGCTTCGCTGTTGTGGCTGATGTTGTCACCTCAGCCGAGAGAGGTCAGTACATCGGTCTGACAGCTGTTCCATCTGTGCTGGGTCCATCGCTAGGTCCAATTATAGGTGGCGTGCTTGCCGAATTTCTAGGTTGGAGGTCAATTTTCTGGTTTCTCGCCATATTCGCCGGTGTAACCATCGTTCTTCTCGCTTTGTTCTACCCAGAAACATGCCGCGAGATCGTCGGAGATGGCTCTATCAAAGCGCCTTTGGTGTACCGTTCAGTATGGCAGATTCTTGTATCCCGACGGAAGCGGTCTGGGTCGGAGAAGAACGGATTGAGTCGGCAAGGCTCACGAGCTTCGAccgtcaagaagttcaaaTTCAAATTTCCCAATGTCCTCGACTCGATTTTGATGTTGTTTGAGAAGGAAACCGGTTTCCTTCTCGGCTTCAGCAGTATCTGCTTCGCAGGCTTCTACTGCATAGCCACCGCCATGCCCACCCTATTCAAGGAGATATATGGCTACAACGAACTTGAGATCGGACTGACATTCCTCCCTATGGCAGCTGGATCAGTCATTGCAGCGTTCATCGTGGGTACTTTTACAAATCGCAACTTCAAGCGACATTGCGAGAAGCAGGGCATACCATACGAGCGAAGTAAGCAACTAGATCTATCCGGCTTTCCTATTGAGCGTGCTCGTCTGGAAATCGGCTTTCCTCTCTTAATGCTCGCGGCTGCTACGCTCGTCTGTTGGGGATGGGCCGTTCACGCCCGGGCTCATATTGCTGTCCCGTGTGTGCTGAGTGGAATCTTGGGCGTAGGAGTCGTTGGTTTCAACAATACAGTCAATTCGCTGCTGATTGATATCCATCCCAGGAAGGCTGGCACGGCGAGCGCAGCCAATAACTTGACGCGATGTTTGGTTGGCGCGGGAGCCAGCGCAGCAATTGTGCCCATGATTGATGCTATGGGTACTGGCTGGGCTTTCACTCTCGTTGGAGGACTCTATGTCCTTGGGTGTCCTATTTTGATTACTGTCATGGTTCGTGGGGTTAAATGGCGCGAGGAGTTGAGAgtgaaagaagagaagaaacaaaaggCCAAGGAAGCCCAAGAGTGA